Below is a window of Nitrospirota bacterium DNA.
ACTTAAGGCTCTTGTTTTTACCAATAAACCAGAACCTTGATTATGACTATCCGGTATATCATTCATTTTTTGAGCCGAATGTATTTTTATCGTTTATGTTTTTATTGTTTGTTTTTGGGCTCGGGGTTTATCTGTTTTATTGTTCAAAAACCAAACAACAAACCCCGGATACGCAGGCTGAAGCCCCGTATCAAGTACGGGGCAGGCTCTGCGGCTACGCTGAACGCCTTACTCCTCACGTTTTACGTCTTACACCTTACCTCTTACGCCTCACCGCCTTCGGCCTTTTCTGGTTTTTTATAACCCTCTCTATTGAATCATCTATTATTCCTCTAAAAGATGTAATATTTGAACACAGGCTGTATCTGCCAAGCATAGGGTTAATAATCGCCTTTGTCAGCGTCGCCTTTTATTTCATTCCTTATCTTTCATCCCTCATTTTTCAACCTTCAACCTTCAACCCTCAACCTTCATCTTCCCCCTCTCATCACTCCTCCCGTCTTTCCCTTACTACTTGCTACTTGCTACTTACTACTGCTGTTATTGTGTTCTCCATCGCCGCTTATGAACGAAATACTATATGGAAAAGTGACATAAGTTTATGGGAAGATGTTGTAAGGAAGAGTCCAAATAAAGAGGGCGGGTATCTCAATCTGGGCTTGGCTTATCTATCACAAGGCTTAACAGACAAAGCTATAAAATGTTTTTTATTTGCCTCTCAATTAAAACCGGAATTCCCTGATTCTTACATTAACCTTGGTCTTAGTTATTACACTCAAGGCGCTTTTGCTAAAGCCATAGAATACTATCAGACTGCATTAAGACTAAATCCGGAATCTCCGCATATAATACATAATAATATTGGGACTGCTTATGATTCTATGGGTTTAATAAGCAACTCAATTGAACACTATGAGATTGCATTAAAACTAAACCCTGATTTCGCAGAGCCTTATATTAATCTCGGCATTATTTATCACTCTCAAGGACTGATAGATAAAGCCATAGAATCCTATCAGATTGCGCTAAAATTAAATCCTGATTCTTCAGAAGCACATTACAATATGGGTATTTCATACAGTTTAAAAGGTTTAACTGATAATGCAATAAAGCACCTTGAAAATTCTTTAACTCTAAAACCTGATTTTGCAAAAGCACATTATTATTTAGGGGTTGAATACCGCAAAAAAGGTCTCATTGATAAAGCTGAAGAGCATTTTCGCATAGCTGACAAGCTAGGATATACAAATTAAAAAATGAGGGAAAGAATGCAATCAGATTCACAAGCGGTTAACATTAAGACAGCATTTCCGTTTAACCCAATCTTTCATCTCATACTGATTGCTGTTATCGGTCTGCTTGCTTACTCCAATACCCTTAATGCTCCATTTTATTTTGATGACGCATTCAACATTGTAGAAAATCCTATTATCAAAGACCTTCAATATTTTGCAGAACCTTCAAAGGCAAAAGAATTTCCCTTGTACAACACTTTTAAAAACCGCTTTATAGGCTATCTCGCTTTTGCACTAAATTATAGACTGCACGGTCTTGATGTCACAGGTTATCATATCGTCAACCTCTCAATCCATATCATAAACGCACTGCTTGTGTACTGGCTTGTGCTGCTGACATTCTTTAGAGTGGCAAAGGGACAAAGGGACAAAGTGGCAGAGGGGCAGGATTCACTGTCAACGGTTAACGGTCAACAGTCAATAAACTTAATTGCCCTTTTCTCCGCCCTTATCTTTATCTCTCATCCTATTCAGACGCAGGCAGTCACTTACATTGTCCAGAGGTTTACATCCCTTGCAACAATGTTTTATCTCCTAAGTCTGGTGATGTATGTGAAATTCAGAACTCAGAACATAGAGCACAGAACACAGAACACAGACAAAAGGCAAAAAATCTTTAGTCTGTCATCTGTGTTCTGGTATCTGGGCTCTGTCCTTTCTGCTGTCCTTGCCATGAAAACTAAGGAAATTGCCTTCACCCTCCCTATAATCATTGTCCTTTATGAATTTGTTTTTTTCTCTCCAAATTCGCAGGCTAAAGCCTGCGGCTACGCCTCACGCCTCACACTTTACGCCTTACGTTTTCTCTATCTTATCCCTTTTCTCCTCACCCTGCTCATCATCCCATTAGGCATTATTGACTTCAGTAAAAGCACTGAAGATTTGATTGAAAGTATTAGTGAAACAACAAAAGTCCAAGTTGTTACCATATCAAGGTGGGAATACTTTTTTACACAGTCAAGGGTAATCGTCACTTATATAAGACTACTATTTTCCCCTTTGAACCAAAACCTTGACTATGACTATCCAATATATAACTCATTTCTAAATCCAAACGTGTTCCTGTCGTTTCTGCTTTTATTGTCTATTCTCGGACTTGCCGTTTATCTATTTTATTATTCAAAAAATCCCCTCTATGAGCCGTTGGCTCCGAGTCATAGGCCTCTATCCCTGCCTACCGGACAGGCAGGCCCCTTTGACAAAGGGGGAATAAAAGGGGGTCGTTCACCGTTCACCGTTCACTGTTCACTGTTCACTGTTCACTATTTACGCCTCACCGCCTTCGGCCTTTTCTGGTTCTTCATAACCCTGTCTGTTGAATCAAGCTTTATACCGATTGTGGATGTAATTTTTGAGCATAGAGTTTATCTGCCAAGCATAGGGTTAATAATTGCCTTTGTCTCAGCCGTTTTTTATTTTAGTCCTTATCTTTCATCCTTCAACCTTCAACCTTCATCCTTTCTTTCTCATCACGCATCACGCATTACGGTCTTACTGCTTGCTGCTGTAGTTCTTTCCCTTTCCATCGCCGCTTATCAGAGAAATGCCGTATGGCAGGATAAGGTAAAGTTATGGGAGGATGTGATAAGAAAAAGCCCTGGGAAAGCAAGAGGATATTTTCAACTCGGGGTGGCTTACTTTGATAAAAACGATCTAACCGCAGCTACTAAATACTTTGAAATATCAAAACAAAGTTTTTTTATGATTGAGTCTCATGCTTATCTTGGCAATATTTATGCACTCATGGGACAGTATAACAAAGCAATTAATAATTTTACAATTGCTATAGATAAATACGATTACGCAGTATGGAAGGACAAGACAAACAACGCATACCTTTATTATAATCGCGGGCAAGCTTATTACGAGTCAGGGGCGATTAATAACGCAAAGGAAGACTTCACCATTGCCTGCCAGAAAGGTTTTGATAGAGGCTGTTATAAGTTAAGCGGGTTAACCGTAAAATGACTGTTCCTATTAAAATATCTCCTATCCTCCAAATGACAACAAGAGGGGCGGGGAAAATATAAAATCCTTCCTTGTTAAATTTCCCCGCATTTTACATTTTTAGAACCTTTGTGATATGTTTATAAAATTCAGGGAGAAAACAAATATGAAGATTAATAAAATTGTTTTGGCTTATTCGGGCGGACTTGATACATCAGTTGCAATAAAGTGGCTTAAGGAGACTTACGGGTGCGAGGTTATTGCATTCTGCGCAGACTTAGGGCAGGAAGAGGAATTAAAAACAGTAAAAAGCAAGGCTCTTAAGACCGGCGCCTCAAAGGCTTATGTGGTTGACTTGAAGGAGGAGTTTGCAAAAAACTACATATTCCCCATGCTCCGGGCAGGCGCGGTTTATGAGGGAGCATATCTTCTGGGCACTTCAATCGCAAGGCCTCTTATAGCCAAAGCGCAAATTGAAATAGCAAAAAAGGAAAATGCCGATGCAGTTGCGCACGGTGCAACGGGCAAGGGTAATGATCAGGCGCGCTTTGAGCTTACTTACTATGCGCTTAAACCTGATATAAAAGTCATAGCTCCATGGAGGGAATGGTCGTTTAATTCAAGGGGGTCGCTGATAAATTATGCAAAGGCGCACTATATCCCCGTAACTGCCACCAAGGCAAAACCTTACAGCACTGACCGGAATCTTTTTCATATAAGTTATGAGGGCGGGATTTTAGAAGACCCGTGGGCAGAGCCGCCTGAAGACATGTTTACCCTGACTGCATCGCCTGAAAAGGCGCTGTTAAAGCCTGTGTATCTGGAGATCGGATACAAGGACGGCGACCCGGTATCGCTAAATGGAAAAAGGCTTTCCCCTGCATCCCTGCTTAAAGCCCTTAATTCAATTGCAGGAAGACACGGAATCGGCAGGCTTGATATTGTTGAAAACAGATTTGTAGGCATAAAATCACGCGGGGTTTATGAAACTCCGGGCGGGACCGTACTTCATACGGCACACAGGGCAATTGAGTCCATAACAATGGACCGGGAGGTAATGCACCTAAGAGATTCACTGATGCCGAAATATGCGGAGCTTATATATTACGGCTACTGGTTTTCGCCGGAGAGAGAGGCGCTTCAGAATTTTATTGATAAATCACAAAAGGGAGTTACAGGCGCCGTAAGGCTCAAACTCTACAAGGGGAACTGCACGGTAACCGGAAGAAAATCTCCGGTGTCTTTATACAAGCCTCAGCTTGCCACATTTGAGGCTGAACGGGTTTACAACCAGAAAGACGCAGAGGGCTTTATAAAGCTTAATGCGTTAAGGCTCAAAACAAGAAAATTTCAAAAAGGAAAAATCTGAAAGACTGTTATTAGTTATTGGTTATTAGTTATACGATTAACAATTAACAAATAACGAATAACATTTTTGTTATGTCTGACCTTAAATACTGGCTTGCCCTCAATCTGTTGCCTGACATAGGCCCTTTTTATGCAAGGCGGCTTTTGTCTGCCTTTGGAAGCCCTGAGAATATTTTTCAGATGCCGGCTGGCGAGCTGAGAAAAATTGAAGGCATAGGCGAAAATAGGGCAAAAAGCATTGCCGGCTTCAGGCAGTGGGATGTTGTTGACAAAGAGATTAGTTACGCAAAAAAAAATAATGTAAAAATACTCCCCTTTAAAGACCCTCTGTATCCTGAGCGGCTGAGGCAGATACCAGACGCTCCGCTTTTGCTGTATGTTAAAGGCGATCTTAGAGATGACGATAAGTACGCCATGGCAATAGTCGGCTCAAGGACTCCGACAGACTACGGGCTTCAGGTTGCCGAGAGGATAAGTTATAAACTTGCTGCATACGGGCTGACTGTTGTAAGCGGAATGGCAAGAGGCATAGACGGCGCATCGCACAAAGGGGCGCTGATGGCAGGCGGCAGGACGCTTGCAGTGCTCGGCTCAGGCATTGATGTGCCTTATCCCCTTGAAAACAAGGGGCTGATGAGGGCGCTCATGCCGTCCGGCGCTCTTATAAGCGAATTCCCGCTTGGGACTAAGCCCAATACAGGGAATTTTCCAAAGCGAAACCGCATAATAAGCGGGCTGTCTTTGGGCGTGCTTGTCATTGAGGCAGGTGTTGACAGCGGCTCTCTGATTACTGTAGGGTATGCCCTTGAGCAGGGCAGAGAAGTCTTTGCCGTGCCCGGAAATATAACATCAAAGACTTCTAAGGGGACCAACGACCTTATAAAAAAGGGCGCCAAGCTCGTTGAGAACGCCGATGAAATCATTAATGAACTGGCGCCTCAGATTAAAGGCATTCTTAAAGAAACGCAGACAGAAGAAAGACAGCAGAATATTTCCGCTCCGGCGCCGCATATGACTGAGGCTGAAAAAAAAGTTTATAATATTCTGTGCAAGGGGCCAAAGCATATAGACGCAATCACAAGAGAAGTTAATATCCCTGCGTCAGAGGCATTGTCTACACTGTTAAGCCTTGAACTTAAAGGCGCTGTAAGACAGATGGATGGAAAAAATTTTCTTGCCGCTAATTGCTGACAGACATCATAATCAAACAGAGGAGGAGCATCACAGGTGAAATCACTTTTAATTGTTGAGTCGCCTGCAAAGGCAAAGACCCTTAACAAATTTCTTGGCAGCGGTTTTTCTATTAAAGCATCAGTCGGTCATGTAAAAGACCTGCCTGCCAAAGAATTAGGCGTAGATGTTAAAAAAGACTTTAAGCCTACATATGTGGTTATCGGCGGCAAGGAAAAGGTTTTAAAAGAGCTGAAAAAGGCGGCAAAAGAATCAGACAGGGTCTTTCTTGCGCCTGACCCTGACAGGGAGGGCGAGGCTATTGCATGGCATATAGCAGAGGAGTTAAACGGGGATTCAGGCAAGGTTTTCAGGGTTACCTTTAATGAAATAACTGAAAAGGCAGTGACAGAGGCCATCAAGCATCCACGGAGGATTGATCTTAATCTCGTTGATGCACAGCAGGCAAGAAGGGTTCTTGACAGGCTCGTCGGCTACAAACTTTCCCCGCTTTTATGGCGCAAAGTAAGGCGGGGGCTGAGCGCAGGCAGGGTTCAGTCAGTCGCCTTAAGGCTTGTCGTTGACAGGGAACGCGAGATAACCGCATTTACCTCCGTGGAATACTGGAGCATAACGGCAACACTTGAAGGCAAGGAACCGCCTTTTTTCCATGCGAAACTATTTCAGATAAACGGGCAGAAAGCTGACATTAAAAATGAGCAGGAAGCAAACGGTATTCTCCAAACACTAAGCGGCAGACCGTTTACAGTAAGGACGATTGAGAAAAAGGGCAAAAAACGCACGCCTCCTCCTCCATTTATCACAAGCACGCTTCAGCAGGAGGCGGCAAGAAAGCTTCGCTTCCCGGCAAAAAAGACAATGTTTATTGCTCAGCAGCTTTACGAAGGGATTGAGCTTGGAGAAGAGGGTTCGGTTGGTCTTATAACATATATGAGGACAGACTCGGTAAGAGTCGCGGCAGAGGCACAGCAGGAGGCAAAGGCTTACATAGGCAAGGCATTCGGCAGTAATTACGCCCCTGAAAAACCGCCTGTTTACAAAAGCAAGAAGACGGCGCAGGAGGCGCATGAGGCTATAAGACCTACATCAATCCTGCGGGCTCCGGAGGGGATAAAAAAACATCTGTCAAAAGATCATTTTAACCTTTACAGCCTTATCTGGAACCGTTTCCTTGCAAGCCAGATGATACCGGCGCTCCTTGAGCAGACTACCATTACTATTGATGCCGTTAACCCCCAATCCCTAAACCCTAATTCCCAATTTGAATTCCGCGCAACAGGCACCATTGTCAAGTTTCCGGGCTTCATGGCAGTTTATATTGAGGGTGCGGATGAAACCGCGGAAGAAGAAGAACTTCTACCTTCGCTTAACGAAGGCGATGCACTGAAGGTGCTGGAGATTTCCCCAAAACAGCATTTCACACAACCGCCGCCCAAATATACAGAGGCCACCCTTGTCAAAGACCTTGAGGCAAAGGGCATTGGAAGGCCGAGCACCTATGCCACAATACTTTCAACCATACAGGACAGGAAGTACGTGGAGAAATCCGAGGGCAGGTTTATGCCGACAGAACTCGGCATGGTCGTCAATGACCTGCTTGTGGACAAATTCCCTGAGCTTATGGACATCGGCTTCACCGCAAAAATGGAAAACAATCTTGACAAGATTGAAGAGGGGGATCTTAAATGGATTAAGGTTGTGCATGATTTTTATACGCCCTTTGACAAAGACATTACAGAGGCAATGCAGAGCACCGGCAGAGTAAAGCCTGCGGATATTCCAACTGATAAAACCTGTGAGAAGTGCGGCAAGCCCATGATTATCAAATGGGGCCGGCACGGAAGGTTTCTGGCATGTTCGGGCTATCCTGAATGTAAGACGACAATGCCGCTTGAAGGACAGACATCTGAAGGAGACGGGCAGAAGCCGGAAGCAGGAATGCCTGAGATTAATGAAAAATGCGCAAAGTGCGGCTCTCCGATGGTGCTTAAAACAGGGCGGTTCGGGAGATTCCTTGCGTGCAGTAAATATCCTGAATGTAAAACGGCAAAGCCCTTAAGCACGGGCATTAAATGCCCTGAGGACGGCGGAGATATTGTTGAAAGGAAAACAAAACGCGGTAAGTTGTTCTTTAGCTGCGGCAATTATCCAAAATGCAAGTTTGCAACATGGTACAGGCCTGTTGCAAAAAAATGCCCCAAATGCGGGGCAGGCATACTGATTGAGAAGCGGACCAAAAAAGAAGAGGTGCTGGCCTGCCTTAAAAAAGACTGCGGCCACAAAGAAGAACTTCAATCCGCCGGAGACGCTGACACCGAAGCAACAAAGACCTGAGACAACAAGATACGTGCGCGTACTGGTTTGTTATCTGCTCCCCGTCGGATCAGCCTCCTGGCCTCTGGCGGGGTTATTTTTTTATGAGGGAGAAACATATCCAATAGACATCCTCCTTGAAAAATCGGGCGATAATTGATACCTTACCCTATGCAGAGAACAAATCTTGACCTCACCTTTATAACCAACGAAGGCGGGCAGAGCCTTAAACAAAGGTTTGAGGTTCTTATCAAAGATACAAGGCTCTTTGACTGTCTTGTCGGTTATTTTTATACAAGCGGTTTCCATGCCATTTATAGGTCGTTAGAAAATACCGATAAAATCAGGATCCTTATCGGCATAAGCACAAACAGGCAGACCTATGATTTATTAAAAACTGCATCGCATGAAAACCAGCAAGCTCTTCAGTTCTCTCATTCGGAAACAAAGCAGGCGATTGAAGGTTTGGTGGAAAAAGAGATGGAGGATTCCGACGACAACCGGAAGGTGGAAGATGGCGTTGTAAAATTTATTGAATGGATTCGTGGCGGCAAATTGGAAATCAGGGCATACCCGTCACAAAATATACATGCCAAACTTTACATTATGACCTTTGCTGAAGGCGACAGGGACGCCGGCAGAGTTATAACAGGCTCAAGCAATTTTACTGAGGCTGGTTTAATAGATAATCTTGAATTTAATGTGGAACTCAAGAACCGCTCTGACTATGAATTTGCAAAAGATAAATTTGAACATCTCTGGAAAGATGCCGTTAATGTCAGTGAAAAATACATTGACACCATTGAAGGCAAAACATGGCTCAATCAAAATATTACTCCATATCAGCTATATCTGAAATGTCTCTATGAGTATTTCAAAGATGAGCTTAGCAGCTCTGCTGAGGTCTTTGCAAAATATCTCCCGCAGAATTTCAAAAGATTAGAGTATCAGGAGCAGGCGATACTTAACGCCAAAAAAATACTGGAGGAATATGGAGGCGTATTTATCTCCGATGTAGTAGGACTTGGCAAAACATATATCGCCGCGCTTCTTGCTGGACAGATAGACGGCAGGACCCTTGTAATTGCACCGCCTGTGCTTCTTGATAAAACAAACCCCGGCTCGTGGCCCAATGCCTTTTCCGATTTCAGAATACCGGCTGACTTTGAATCCATTGGCAAACTTCAAGACATACTGGATAAGGGAACGGACAAATATTCCAATATCATCATTGATGAGGCACACCGCTTTAGGACAGAAACAAACATCACCTATGAAATGCTTGCTGAGATATGCAGAAGCAAGCGTGTAATACTCGTTACCGCAACCCCGTACAACAACTCTCCTAAAGACATCCTGAGTCAGATTAAGCTCTTTCAGAAATCCAAAAAGAGCACTATCCCAAATCTGCCAGACCTTGAGGCATTTTTCGGAAGGCTTGAGAAGAAGCTTAAGGGACTTGACCGTCAGAAGGATTATCATGAATACATCAGGGTTGTAAAGGAGAATGCCCGTGAAATCCGGGATAAGGTGCTCAAATATCTGATGGTGCGGCGCACAAGAACAGAGATTACAAAATATTTTGCTGATGATCTTAAACATCAGAACCTTAAATTTCCAGAAGTTAAAAACCCTGAACCGCTATTTTATGAACTCAATGATATTGAAGATGAAATATTCAATAAGACGATAGAACTTATTGTGCAAAAGTTTAAATATTCACGCTATACTCCTTTGCTGCCTGAATATTACAAAGGAGTAACTGACCAACCCACCAGATTAGCACAGGAAAATATGGGCAAATTCATGAGGATCCTTCTTGTGAAGAGACTGGAAAGCAGCTTCTTTGCCTTTAAAAATTCAATCGACCGTTTCATTCATTCTTATGAGATGTTTATCAAGGAATTTAAAAAAGGGAATGTGTATGTGAGTAAAAAACATACTAACAAAATTTTTGAGTTATTAGAAAATGATGATGATCAGGCGATACAGCAATTAATTGATGAGAGGAAAGCCGACAAATACGATAGCAAGGAATTTACAGATGGGTTTATCAACGACCTGCAAAGCGATTCTGCAATTCTAAAACAGGTTAAGACCTTATGGCAGAAAGTTGATCGGGACCCAAAGCTGCTTACATTTCTGAATGCACTCTCCAAAAAACAAACCCTGAAACAAAACAAACTCATTATCTTTACCGAATCCAGGGAAACTGCCGAATATCTTACCAAAAATATAGAGAAGAGCTTTCCCGGCGAGAGTCTCTGTTTTTCAGGCGGCTCTGGGGAGGCTGTTCGCGACAAGGTGATTGAAAACTTTGACGCCAAAGCCCGGCATCCAAAAGATGATTACCGCATTTTGGTTTCAACCGAAGTCCTCTCTGAAGGCGTAAACCTGCATCGGTCCAATGTGGTAATTAATTATGACATACCATGGAACCCGACGCGTATGATGCAGAGGGTCGGACGCATCAATAGGATTGACACAGAATTTGACAAAATTTATACCTTTAACTTTTTCCCGACAAAGCAGTCCAATGATCAGATAAAGCTTGAAGAGGCGGCAGAAGCAAAAATAAGCGCATTTCTTACTCTGCTTGGTGGCGATGCGGCGCTCCTGACAGAAGGCGAACCAGTGGGATCTCACGAACTCTTCAACAGACTAATATCCAATAAAGCGATCATAGGCGATGATGGAGACGATACCTCGGAGCTTAAATACCTTAAAGTAATAAAGGACTTGAGGGACAAAGACCCCGACACCTTTGAAAAAATAAAGAAGCTTCCGAAAAAGGCGCGGTCAGCCAAAAATCCCCCCATCCCCCCTTTAGTAAAGGGGGGCGAGGGGGGATTTCAGGATTCTCTTATAACCTATTTCCGCCGTGGAAAACTGCAAAAGTTCTTCATGGCAGGTGATACTAAAAACGCACAGGAACTTGATTTCATCTCTGCCGCCGCAATCCTTGAAAGCGGGTTTGAAAACAAAAGGCTTAAACTGCCGGAGAGGTTTTACGAACTTCTTGATATGAATAAAGGGGCATTTGTTTTTGCCACTACAGATGGAATGCCGGAAGCACATGGCAGAGCCGGGAGGGACAGCGCAGGCCGGATACTTGGAATCCTCAAGGCAACAATGAAGAACACAAAGCAGTTAACCGATGAGCAGGAGCTTTATTCTTAAAAGGGTCTTCCTCCAGCTTGAAGAAGGCGGCATCCCCAAACAGACAGCCAAAGAGACGCTAAAGGCATTGGATGAGCTCAAAAAAGAAATAATGAACCCATTGAAAGTTCTGGCAGTTCTTCAAACGCAGATACCTGAGCGCTTTCTTTCAGGGCACTATGCAGAGCGCCATCCTCAATCCTTCAGCAAGAGAGAGGTAATATTATCAATGTATTTGATAGGAGGATAGATATGGAAGACACAAAAATAGCATTGTTTAAAGGCAGGAAAATCAGAAAGACACTCCATAATGATGAATGGTGGTTTGTTATTGTCGATGTCGTGGCAGCTTTAACTGACTCTTTACAGCCTGATGGATACCTTAAAGATATGCGGAGACGCGATCCGGAACTTTCAAAAGGGTGGGGGCAAATTGCCACCCCCCTTTTTATAAAGACTGAGGGCGGACAACAGAAAATTAACTGTGCCAATACCGAAGGGGTTTTCCGTATTATCCAGTCTATCCCTTCGCCCAAAGCAGAACCCTTCAAAAGATGGTTAGCAAAAGTCGGTTATGAACGAGTACAGGAAATAGAAAATCCTGAACTTGCCACCAAAAGAACAAGAATGCTGTATAAACTCAAGGGCTATCCAGACGACTGGATTGAAAAAAGGATGCGCGGAATAGCTATCAGAGAAGAGCTGACTGATGAATGGAAAGAGCGGGGAGCAAAAGAAGAGAAGGACTATGAAATTCTGACTGCTGAGATATCCAAAGCCACTTTTGGAGTAACGCCGGGTGAATATAAGAATCTCAAGGGTTTAAAGCGTGAAAACCTGCGGGATCACATGGATGATTTTGAACTGATCTTTAACATGCTTGGTGAAAAATCCACCACAGAGATTCACCGCACGGAAGATTCCCAAGGCATAAGTAAATTGAAATCAGATGCCAAAGCCGGAGGGGATATTGCCGGCAATGCCAGAAAACAGCTTGAGAAGAGACTCGGCAGATCTGTTGTTACTAAAACCAATTTCCTGCAACAGCCTTCAAAGACTAAGAAACTACCCAATAAATAACATGGATAAGCAACAGGCTCAGGATATTGTTAAAGAGACTTTTGAAAGTTCTTTTGATAAGGGCATGTTCACCGGCTTTATAAAAAATCTTCTGAACTCTATAGAAGACGCTCCATTTTCTTACAAAGGCAATCTCATACCTGACGCATATGAGCAATATATAAGCACTCTTGAGCGCATCGGAAAATATTCTGCCGGTGATCATAAGATTGACATCCTTGTTGTAAAGCTCAAGAAAAAAACATCCATTGAACGCGCCCGCACCATGCAGAGAAATTTTATCGCGTGGTACTTAAACGGCAGTCGCGGCGGCGAGATGAAAGACGCCGCCCTCGCAGCATTTGTGTCACCGAATGGAGAGGACTGGCGGTTCTCTCTGGTTAAGATGGACTACCGCTTTGAAGAAGGGAAAAACAGCAAGGTCAAAGTCAAAGAAGAATTTACCCCTGCACGCAGATGGTCTTTTCTGGTCGGCAAGAATGAAAATAGTCATACTGCACAAAGCAAGCTTTACCCGATTATTGCTGATGACGAGCACAAACCCACACTTGCAGAGCTTGAAGAAACATT
It encodes the following:
- a CDS encoding Bro-N domain-containing protein; translation: MEDTKIALFKGRKIRKTLHNDEWWFVIVDVVAALTDSLQPDGYLKDMRRRDPELSKGWGQIATPLFIKTEGGQQKINCANTEGVFRIIQSIPSPKAEPFKRWLAKVGYERVQEIENPELATKRTRMLYKLKGYPDDWIEKRMRGIAIREELTDEWKERGAKEEKDYEILTAEISKATFGVTPGEYKNLKGLKRENLRDHMDDFELIFNMLGEKSTTEIHRTEDSQGISKLKSDAKAGGDIAGNARKQLEKRLGRSVVTKTNFLQQPSKTKKLPNK